Proteins encoded by one window of Chryseobacterium sp. POL2:
- the hemL gene encoding glutamate-1-semialdehyde 2,1-aminomutase has translation MLYQRSSALFDEAKTYIPGGVNSPVRAFKSVGGVPVFMKSAKGAYLTDADNRTYIDYINSWGPAILGHTHPEVLEAIQKQAEHGFSYGTPTELETEIAKFIVKNVPNIDQIRMVSSGTEACMSAIRLARGFTGRDKIIKFDGCYHGHSDSFLIKAGSGAATFGNPNSPGVTKGTAQDTLIANYNDIENVEDIFRHNQGEIAAIIVEPVAGNMGCVLPENNFLQNLRKLCTENGALLIFDEVMTGFRLAFGGAQEVFGVDADIVTFGKVIGGGMPVGAFAARQEIMDYLAPNGPVYQAGTLSGNPLAMRAGLTTLKLIKSDADFYTKINKTTETLDFEIGKILNEKGLRHRINRKGSMMSIFFETSKVANFQDAYDSVYTCIFNNFFQQMLASGIYLPPSGYETWFISAAIQDAEIDKTLEAVRNFQF, from the coding sequence ATGTTATATCAAAGAAGTTCTGCCTTATTTGATGAGGCAAAAACCTATATTCCAGGCGGTGTTAACTCACCAGTAAGAGCCTTCAAATCTGTTGGAGGCGTTCCTGTTTTCATGAAGTCAGCGAAAGGCGCATACCTTACGGACGCTGACAACCGCACTTATATCGATTACATCAACTCTTGGGGGCCAGCCATTTTGGGACATACGCATCCAGAAGTTTTGGAAGCGATCCAGAAACAAGCAGAACATGGTTTCTCTTACGGAACCCCTACTGAACTGGAAACTGAAATTGCAAAATTCATCGTGAAAAATGTTCCGAATATTGACCAAATAAGAATGGTTTCTTCAGGAACTGAAGCTTGTATGAGCGCCATTCGTCTTGCAAGAGGTTTTACAGGAAGAGACAAAATCATCAAATTCGATGGTTGTTATCATGGGCACTCGGATTCATTTTTAATAAAAGCAGGAAGTGGCGCAGCAACATTCGGAAATCCGAATTCACCAGGCGTTACGAAAGGAACAGCACAAGATACTTTGATAGCCAATTACAATGACATAGAAAATGTTGAAGATATTTTCCGCCATAACCAAGGCGAAATTGCCGCCATCATCGTAGAACCCGTTGCTGGAAATATGGGCTGTGTATTGCCCGAAAATAATTTTTTACAAAACCTAAGAAAACTTTGTACAGAAAACGGTGCTTTGTTGATTTTTGATGAAGTGATGACTGGCTTTAGACTAGCTTTTGGCGGTGCACAAGAAGTATTTGGGGTAGATGCCGACATTGTAACTTTCGGAAAAGTTATTGGTGGTGGAATGCCAGTAGGTGCTTTTGCAGCCCGTCAAGAAATCATGGATTATCTTGCACCAAACGGGCCTGTTTACCAAGCAGGAACTTTAAGTGGAAATCCTCTGGCAATGCGTGCTGGTCTTACAACCTTAAAACTTATTAAATCCGATGCGGATTTCTATACCAAAATCAATAAAACGACAGAAACTTTAGATTTCGAAATTGGAAAAATTCTCAACGAAAAAGGGCTTCGTCACCGTATCAACAGAAAAGGAAGTATGATGTCCATCTTCTTTGAAACGAGTAAAGTTGCCAACTTCCAAGATGCATACGACTCTGTGTACACTTGTATTTTCAACAACTTTTTCCAACAGATGTTAGCCAGCGGCATATATCTTCCGCCAAGTGGCTACGAAACTTGGTTTATTTCGGCCGCTATTCAAGATGCTGAAATCGATAAAACGCTGGAAGCCGTTAGAAATTTTCAGTTTTAA